The region AAACTGAAAAGTATTTAAAATACGCTATTGGAGAAATTTTATTAGTTGTAATAGGAATAATTATAGCATTACAATTGAACAATTGGAATGAAACACGAAAGAAACAAAACCTTAAAAATGAGTACTTGGTATCATTAAAAAATGATTATCGAAAAGACACCGTACAATTAAGTGATAGAATTTACCAAAACAAAAAAAGACTCAAAGTTTTAATGCATATTTATCCCGATTCATTAAGCACCTCTGTTACAAAACCAGAAGAGTTCATTTCACTATTCAAAAACAAATTTGGGAAAGGATTAAGAGTTATTAATACGTACAATACCAATAGCTTTAATTTACTAATCTCTAGTGGAAACATAGATTTGTTAGATAAACAGTTTCGAGAATCCATAATGGAACTAAATAGACTCCAGGTATTTGAAAATCAAGTTTCATTAGGTAATCGGGATTATTTTTTCAGATTTATGTCAAACTACTTCCTTAAATATCCCGCAGATACTCCATTTAACTCAATTAACCAAATTTTATGGAATGGTATAGAAACTAATGAACTACCGAAGGATTTAATGGCATATTTTGGTCAGGAACGATATACAATAGAGAGGTATTTAGAACTAAGCAGAGACGTCTTACTTCAAACCGAACTAGTGTTAAAACTATTAGAAGACCTTGAAAATTAATAATCTGCGAGAACACTTAGACGAAGTATAAGAACTAAAATAGAATCTTATACAAGTAAATAACGAAAGGCTAACAACGTGTAAAAATAATTGCTCTGTTCTTGCCTACTCGGAAAATCCTACGGATTCCCATCTGGTTCGTTCCATTTTGTGTAGGTTTGACGCTTAATAACGTAATTATACTTAAGCAAACCGTTAGTGGTCATTACCATGAACGAACCTTAAAATAATTAACCAACTTAACAAATATGACTACAATAAAGAAATCATTCTCTCCTTTAAAGCCTTCTGACCGAATACAATCTCTTGACATTATGAGAGGCATTGTATTACTTGGAATTCTTTTAATGAATATTAATGGTATGGGGCTAGCCGGATCTTATGGAGATCCAACTGTTTCAGGCGGTGCTACTGGATGGAACCTTACTACTTGGATTACTACAGAATTATTTTTTTCAGGTACTATGCGAGCCCTTTTTTCGCTATTATTTGGAGTAGGTATGTTTATATTTCTAGATAGGCTTGAGAAAAAAAAAGCAGGAATAAATGCTGCAAACATTTATTTTAGAAGACTTCTTTGGTTACTGGTTTTCGGATTAATACACGGGTATTTATTGCTTTGGACAGGTGACATTTTATATGATTATGCTCTAATGGGTTTTATAGTGTTTTCATTTAGAAAGTTGCCTCCTATTAAATTAACACTTGTAGCATTATTACTCTTTTCAATTGGCGCGCTATGGAGTTATGCAGATTATAAAAATGATATAAAATTCGTCGAAGACCTAGAACTTGTAAAAAACTATAAATTAGAAGGTACAACAGTATCAAAAGAACTTCAAGGAGTTGATATGAAATGGGAAAAGCGGGAATGGAAAAGATCTCCAGAAGGCATCGCTGAATACAATGCTAATATGCGAAAAGGATATTTAGATGTGGTAGCTTTTCTTGCTCCTGAAAATCAGCGAACCGATACAATGAATCCTTACAGATTCCAATTATGGGATGTTCTTAGCATGATGTTATTAGGTATTGCTCTTTTTAAATGGAAAGTTCTTTCAGCTGAAAAATCGTATAAATTCTATGGTATAATCACTTTGTTGGGTTATTTGATTGGTCTTAGTGTAAATTATTATGAGATTCAATCAATCATGGAAAGTAACTTTTCGCCCTTAAACTTTTCTAAGTCATATATTACATACGATTTAGGAAGAGTCCCTGTTGCCATTGGTCACGTTGGTGCCATCATGCTGTTCTGTAAATTGCCTGTTTTGAAATGGTTAAAAAGCAGTCTTGCTGCTGTAGGTAAAATGGCACTAACCAATTACATAATGCATTCAGTTTTTGCCATGTTTATTTTCACGGGTGCAGGATTTGGGCTGTTTGGAACATTCCAACGTTTTGAATTATTATACATCGTATTTGGGATATGGATTTTCCAATTATTTCTAAGCCCAATTTGGTTAAAGTATTATCAATATGGACCATTGGAATGGATGTGGAGAAACTTAAGTTATTTAAAAAAGCATCCTTTCAAGAAGTAGAGTTAAGCAACATCTAATTCTTTTTAATAGAGCGGTCTTTATTAAACTAATAGTATATATCAAATAAAAGTAGCACAATATGCTATAGAAAATTAGAATAACGCAGCGCTAACAATATATAAAATTAATTGCTAGTTCTAGCTTACTTACATAAATCCTCTCGGATTTTCTATTCGGTTTTTATTTGCTAAATTAGGTGCTTAAAACACGCCACTAATCAGACAAAAGACCGCTGTCATTAATTAAAAAAAAATATGAAAGCACATATAATTACTTTAGTCTTTATATTTATTTGTGGATTTGGTTTTGGACAATCTGAATGTGATACTACAATTGACTACGGGAATAATCCTTCTACAGGAAAATATGCCCAAGTTAATGGAATCAAAATGTATTATGAAACTTACGGGGATTCAACTAAACAACCATTATTAATAATCCACGGAAACGGAGGCTCAGTTAAAAGCGGTCGATGCCAAATAGAGTATTTTAAAAATGATTATTATGTTATAATTGCAGATAGTAGATTTCAAGGGAAATCAGAAAACGGAAATGAAGAATTAACATTTAAGTTAATCACTGAAGATTATAATTCGTTTATAGATCATCTAAAATTAGATTCAGTCTACATTATTGGTCAAAGTGATGGTGGAATTATTGGTTTACAACTAGCAATTAAATACCCATCGAAAGTCAAAAAACTTGTATCAATCGCCCCTAATTTGAGACCTGATAATTCCGCAGTTCATCAATGGGCTATTTCTATGACTAAGAGAGACCTGAATGAGATAGAATTAAAGATAAAACAAGGAGATAACTCAAAGAAAACTATTAGAAATAAAGCGTTATATAATTTAATGGATAAGTATCCTAATATTACTAATAAGGAACTTTTTAACATTGAATCTCCTGTTTTAATCATAGCTGGAGATCAAGATATTATTAAACTTGAGCATATTCTTGAAATATATCAGAATATTCCAAAAGCACAATTATTTATAATGCCAGGTGCAACACATTTTATGATAAGAAGTGAACATAAACTTCTGAATCAAATGGCCAACAGGTTTTTGAGTAATCCATTTAAAAGACCAACAACAAAAGAAATAATATTAAATAACAAATAAAACTACAGGCAACACCTTATAAAATTAATTGCTAGTTCTAGCTTACTTACATAAATCCTCTCGTATTTTCTATTCGTTTTTTATTTGCTATAATTAGTTACTTGAACACGCCACTAATCATACAAAAACACGTTGAAACAAGCTGAAAAATGAAAACTGAAAACAAATTAATAAGCACTAGTTTACTGACTGCAATTACGGCTTCTTTATGTTGTATTACACCAGTTTTAGCAATTATAGTAGGTACAAGCGGAATTGCTTCAATATTCTCTTGGATTGAGCCATTTAGACCTTATTTGATAGGACTAACAATTTTAGTTCTTGGATTTGCTTGGTATCAAAAACTAAAACCTAAGAAAGAAATTGACTGCGAATGTGAGACCGATGAAAGACCGAAATTTATTCAATCAAAAAAGTTTTTAGGAATTGTAACCGGGTTTGCAATTCTTATGTTAGCTTTTCCATACTATTCGGGAATTTTCTACCCAAAAACAGAGAAACAAATAATGGTAGTTGAAAAATCAGACCTATTTACAACAGAATTTAAAATTAGTGGAATGACCTGTGCGAGTTGCGAAGAACACGTTAATCACGAAGTAAATAAACTCAACGGAATTGTAAACTCAAAAGCGTCATACGAAAATGGAAACGCAATCATTGAATTTGACAGAACTAAAACCAATGAGGCGCAAATTGAAAAAGCAATTAACTCTACAGGTTATAAGGTAACCGACAAGGAAGAAAACTAATGGAAGTTCAATTAAAATCAGAAATTACTTGTCCAAACTGTGGACATAAAAAAGTAGAGGAAATGCCAACAAACGCTTGTCAATTTTTTTACGAATGTGAGAATTGCAAAACAGGTCTGAAACCAAAAGAAGGAGATTGTTGCGTTTATTGTTCTTATGGAACTGTAGCTTGTCCACCAATTCAAGAGAATAAAAGTTGTTGTTAAATAACTAGTTGCCAACAACATGTGTGATTAATTGCTTGGTCACTGCCGACTTCTAAACATTCCTTCGGAATATTTTATCTGTGATTTATTTACTAAATTAGAGGATTAACTTCTATTAAAACACAAATACGTTGTAGGATAGGTGAAAAATTAAAACTTTCAAGTATGAAAATTCAAAACCTTAGTCAAAAATTGATTAACGCTCATCTTGTTTCAGGTAAGATGAATCCCGGTAACGAAATCGCATTAAAAATTGATCAGGTATTATTACAAGATGCTACAGGTACTTTAGTAATGCTGGAATTGGAAGCCTTTAATTTAAAAAAGATTAAAGCAGAGGTAGCAGTTCAGTATGTGGACCATAATCTACTTCAAACGGATTATAAGAACATGGATGATCATATCTTTCTTCAGTCAGCCGCTGATCGCTTTGGATTTTGGTTTAGTAAGTCTGGAAACGGCATTAGTCATGTTGTACATATGGAACGTTTTGGTAAACCGGGCCAAACCCTATTGGGCTCAGATAGCCATACTCCTGCAGGAGGTGGCATTGGAATGCTTGCTATGGGTACAGGTGGCTTAGATGTAGCACTGGCTTCGGCAGGTGAGCCATATTATATTAAAATGCCGAAAATCATGGGCATCAAGCTCATTGGAAAGCTGCCGGACTGGATAAGTGCTAAGGATATTGTTTTAGAAATGCTTCGCAGGTATGATGTGACTGGAGGGCGAGGATATATCTTAGAATATTATGGTGAGGGCTTGAAGTGCTTGAGTGCTTGGGATCGTCATGTTATAACAAATATGGGTACGGAGTTAGGTGCTACTTCTTCTGTATTTCCTTCAGATGAGATCACCCATGAATTCCTACGAAAAGAAGGAAAAGAAAATGACTGGGTTAAACTGGAAGCCGATGAAGGAGCATCCTACGATCATTACGAAGAAATAAATTTATCTGAACTAGAACCTTTAATTGCACTTCCCAGTAGCCCGGGGAAAGTTGTCCCAGTAAGGGAAGTTAGCGGATTAAAAGTTGCCCAAGTCGTTATTGGCTCTTCTGCCAATCCCGGACTGCGTGATTTTTGGATTGTATCTCAAATTGTAAAAGGAAATGTGTTGTCTCCCAATATCTCATTCGATGTCAATCCATCTTCTCGTCAGGTCTTGGAAAACTTAATGGAAATGAAGGCTCTAGGGCCTTTAATTGCTGCAGGTGCAAGACTTCATCAATCCGGTTGTATGGGATGCATTGGTATGGGACAAGCCCCTGCTACCAATACCATTAGTCTCCGAACGATGCCTCGTAATTTTCCCGGACGTTCAGGAACACTCGAAGATCAGGTCTATTTATGTAGTCCAGAAACCGCAGCCGCCGCAGCACTAATAGGGGAAATTACTGATCCGAGAGAACTCGAAACACTCAGGAATATATCATATCCTAAATGGGAAGAACCCACCCATATTAAGATAAACAACAATATGTTAATTGCTCCTAGTGGTAAATCTACTGAATTGTTGAAGGGGCCGAACATTAAAACACTTCCCGATTTTGAAGAGCTTCCAGATGAAATGGAAATTCCTATTTTGTTAAAAATGGATGACAATATTTCAACCGATGGAATACTAAAAGCAGGGGCCGATGTGCTGCCTTTACGTTCAAATATTCCAGAGATAAGCAAGTTTGCTTATTATGCCATTGATCAAAGCTTTTATGATCGCGCCATTGAAAATCAAAAAAACTATAAAGGCTTTTGTATTATAGCTGGTGATAATTATGCCCAAGGCTCAAGCAGAGAACATGCGGCTTTGGCTCCCAAGTATTTGGGGCAAAAGTTTACTGTCGCTAAATCCTATGCCCGTATTGGCTGGCAAAACCTAATTAATTTTGGTATTATTCCTTTTGAGTTTAAAAACACAGATGATTGGGACAAACTGGAACAAGGGGATGTTTTACGGATAGAAAACATTAGGAAAACAATCAAAAACAATGATTCAATAACTGCCACTGTAGTTGGAAAAGGAATAGAAATTCAGCTGGCATTCAACATCAGTAACAGACAAGTTGAAATCATTTTAAAAGGAGGTATTATTAATTATATGAGGAAAATATGATTTGAAATATTGTCGTTTTTCAGGTTATGTTTTAATAACAAAGTAGTATAAACACGTTCTACAATACCGTGTATAATTTATGGCTAGCCCTCGCCTACTTATGAAAATCCTATTGGATTTTCTATTCGGTTGGTGATTTGATAAATCATGTGGTTAAAACATTCTATAAACCACATACAACCTCTTTGTTAACGATGCTGCAATTCATCCTCTTTAATATCCTCTAGCTTTTGTAGCTCTTGCAATATACATAACAACCTTTCAGCAGTTAGCGCCTATTCTTCAAGGAATTCTCAGTGCCAAACTTTACGCAATCACTCAAAAAGTCAAGTATTATTTGGCCCTCTTCTTACTTTATTTTACAAGTAATTGTTTTTATTCTTTGTTAATTAATCCTCACAGTTACAACAACGTGTATATTGCATTTAAACAAACTGCAAACAATACATAATTAAAAAACAAAGCGTTTAAAATTTTTACAATATGAAAATAATATCACTCTTATCATTAATATGCTGTTTCAGTTTTATTTTTGAAGCAAAAGGACAAGCAGCATATCCTCCAATTATTGACGGAGCAGAGAAAATTACATATAAAACTGTTGACGGAATCAAATTGAATTTATGGATGTTCACCCCAAAAAACCACAAAATAACGGACAATGCTCCTGCCGTAGTATTTTTCTTTGGAGGTGGCTGGAGAGAAGGAAATCCTGCTCAATTTGTAAAACATTGCGAATATTTATCGGCGAGAGGAATGGTTGCAATAGTTGCAGATTATCGAGTGAAAAACAGGCACGGGGTTCCTGCTAAAGATTGTGTGTCGGATGCCAAGTCAGCAATTCGTTGGGTTCGAAAAAATGCTTTGGAATTTGGTATAGATAGTAATAGAATTGCAGCAGGAGGCGGTTCTGCTGGAGGTCATTTAGCTGCGGCATGTGCCACTTTACCAAAGTTTGACGACGGAAATGAAAATATATCCATCAGTTCAAAACCAAATGCCTTGGTTCTTTTCAATCCGGTTCTAGTATTACTACCTATCACTGGAGAAAAAAAATTCAATGAAAAACTGGACGGTTTGGAAATAAGGATAGGAACAAAACCTATGAATCTGTCACCTTACCATAATATGATTGGTAATATACCCCCAACAATTATTTTTCATGGAACAGGTGATGAAAACGTACCCTTTATGACGGTAAAATTGTTTACAAAAAAGATGCATAAATTAGGCAACGAATGCACACTAGTTGCCTACCAAGGAGAACCGCATGGATTCTTTAATTACGGAAAAAAATCAAATGCCTTGTTTGTTGATACCGTTCACAAAATGGATGAATTCTTGGTTTCATTGGGCTACCTTAATGCACCCCCAGAGACATTAGTTATTTCGAATTAATATAGAATTGTAATTCTAATTGCACTAGAATTTAATATTTTGTGTAAAAATGTAATTCTTCGTGCTGTATATGAAAGCTTTTAACCCGATTAAACTGTGAGGCCGTTTGATCAGAAATGACGACAAAATATACTACTGCCCCAACAATTTTACACCCTAACTAATACAACCTGAATCTGTTAAAGTTGGATATGGTTTACATCGTTATATAACATTAAATATTACATATACTGAAATGATTAATTCTGGACAGATCTGATTACTCAATGAGGAACTCCGGATCTCATTGGCAGAATTAGATAGGACAAAAGATTCCTATATCATTATCAATGCACAAACTGTCAACAGTATTTTTGCCCAGAGAAAAGAGGTGGAAAAACACTGGAATCTTACACAGCTTAACTTTGTTGCATCACTTGGGGTCGAATCAAACGATGAAGACCTTTTAAAAGGTTTGCGACTTGAAGTGAATTTAGTGATGGATGGATATAGTTGGAATTTCAATATTATTGATAGATACGAAGAAATATAATAATAAAAAAAACAGCGCACTTATTTCTCTTGTTGATCTTCTACTAAAAAGATTTGGATAACCATATTTGAATCACATAAAAAAGGATAATAACATTACGACAACCAACACTTTATAAATGCGCAATGACTCAGTTGACCGCTAAAGCTATCATTTGTATCTTTCTGACAATTAATAATGATGAGGCGTAGACTCAGGACTTTTAATCAACACTTCACTTACCTTCAAAACATTAATATAAGCTGAAAAATGAACAGAATCTTAATAATTAACCAATCCTTAAAACCCACAATTAATTTAAATATTTTAAAATACGCGTTTCTAGTTTTAATTTTTATTTCTTCCTGCAAGGAAAAAGAAATAAATTTAAAAACAGTCACTTATTCACAATTTGAGCTGTTTATTAATGAGACAGGCTATATTACAGATGCTCAAAAATATGGATGGTCAATAGTCCAAATCGACGTTTATAATTTCAAAAAAGTAGCTAATGCTTGTTGGAAAACCCCCGACGGAATTAATAAAGTTGCCTCAAGAAAACTTCCTGTTACACAAGTAAGTTATAATGATGCTTTAGCTTATTGTAAATGGGCAAAAAAAAGACTTCCTAGCTATAACGAATATTGGAAAATTGTAAAAAATGACAACCGTATAATTGTATCTGAGAATAAACTTCCAATCTCTGAAGTGGACAATGTAAACATTGTAGGTAATGTATGGGATATTACTAAAAACGAAAATAATGAATCTATAAGACTAGCTGGAGGTTCTCTTTTTTGCTCTGAAAGCAATTGTCACGGGACTATTAAAGAAAGAGAATTATTTGTTGACAAGGAAACTGGAAATATTCACATAGGTTTTTCTGTTCTAGATTTATAAAATAAAAGCCTATGCCTAGCAACGAGTATTCTCAATTGCTAAATTATAATACTTAATAAAATAAAAATAAACTTCTGATACGTTTTTTTGTTGAATTAACTGTTTAACCATGCAACTAATCATTTGCAAAATATTTCTCACATCCAAATATTCAGCGCATTGTTTCTTTAGATTATTTTATGAAACCATACAAGTAAGTGCATTTGCAATCACCTTTAGCCACGTTTATTGTATATGCATTTCAATAATTTCTTTCTTAAACAATATGTTTTAATTTTAATCTGTTAATAAAAAGCATATAACACGACTTATGTACCTAACTCCTTACCTCCCTCAATACATAGTCGAACCATTAGTTTCAATGAGAGGTTTTAATGATAAATACACTTAGCTATGAACAAAAATATGAGAGGATTTTTACTTACTTGTACACTATCAATACTGGGTGCGAATCTATCTGTAGCGCAAAGTATTGTCGCTCATATAATGACAGCTGCAGATCGCCATAAGCTGGGAGGAGACAATGTAATGGCAACTGCTCAAACATCCAATTTTGAAGCTAGAACTTATGTGAATAATGAGAATGATACATTGCTTTATCGATTATTAAGACCCATAAATTACGACCCTAATAAAAAGTACCCTTTGGTCATATGTCTGTCGGGATCCGGGGGACGTGGAACTGATAATATAAGACAAATTGCGGGTTGCTGGCCAGCTCAAATTCTATCAAAACAAGAAAATAGAGAGAAATACCCAGCATTTATTTTTGTGCCACAATGTCCCCAGGGGTCTGACTGGGGAAGGTCTCTAGGAGTAAGCGAGAAAGAAATCCGATTTAAACTTGGGAGTTTTACCCAACCGAGTGTTGATTCCATAGTTCTAGAAGCTATTAGCACTTTGGAAAAAGAGTTTAATATAGATATAAAAAGACGTTATGTAACCGGACAGTCAATGGGGGGTTATGGGACTTGGCATTTCATATTAAATCATCCAGAGATGTTTGCAGCAGCCATACCGATTTGCGGAGGAGGCAATCCTAGTCTTGCACAAAATATCGTTAATTTACCTGTCTGGGTTTTTCATGGTCAAAAAGATAGCGCCGTTCCTGTAGACTTTTCACGAAATATGGTTGAGGCTATAAAAAAGGAAGGCGGAGACCCAAATTATAATGAGTTTTCAGGAGCCTATCATGTCGTTTGGCCTCTTGCATATGATACTCCGGGTTTGCTCGATTGGTTATTTGCTCAGAATAATAATTAACTATAAAGAAACTAACAAAAGATAAACACCAGCTAAACATGAAACAATTATACCCTATTATACTATTCTTGACACTAATTTTTCCTACCCACTCTTATAGCCAAGCAATATTCAATGATAGCCTTTCTATGGGCAGCAATTATGAAAAAGCTGCATTTCGAATTTGGATAAATGACAGCACCCAATTTATTGAAGGAGTTATTGTGATCGTCCCTGGATCTAATGGCGATGCTCGTGCTAATATACTAGACCCAGCCTGGCAGAAGTTGGCTACCAAGCATAACTTGGCTATTATGGGGTGTAATTTTATAGATAAGAGACATGAGAATATGATGATTGAAGAATATGCTTATGCACCTAATGGTAGTGGACAAGCTTTGCTTAATGCCTTATCCAATTTCTCTATTCAAAGTAAACATCCAGAGTTAGAATATGCTCCTCTTGCACTCTGGGGGATGTCGGCAGGTGGGCAATTCAACTACGAATTTGTATGTTGGAAACCTGAGCGTGTAATTACGTTTGTTGTTAACAAAGGCGGTGTTTATTATACTTCTCTTTCTCCTGCAAAAAGCTGGGAAGTGCCTGGAATCTTTTTTACTGGAGATCTAGACACGCCGTATAGAAGTAATATTATAAAAGGGATTTTTACAATTAATAGAAGGTTCGGAGCTAAATGGGCTTTAATCGAAGAACCTAATATGAAACATCGAATAGGCAGTTCACAACAATTTTCCATTGAATACTTCGATGCTATTATTCCAAAACGGTTGAAAGAAAAAAACATCTTATCTTCACTATTAGATAAAGGTATTATTGGATCATTAAAATCAAAAAAAATAATTAAAGACGGTCAAGATATAAATGACGTTACAAACTGGTTTCCAAATAAGTCGTTAGCTGAGAAATGGTTGTCACTTGTAAAAAACGGTAAGTAACCTGACCTGTGAATGAATGGGGTTTCATCGGACAGGATAAAGTGTGGATTGGAAAGTTAGCCACAAATCGTAAATTTAAAAAACAGCCATGCTTTGACTAGACAGAAAGGTTAGCACCTTCTGTTCCTCACATTTTATAGCCAAATGTTATACATCGTGCCAAAAATTAAAAAAAACAAAAGGAAGTTATGAATTTAGTACCAAATAAAATAAACCATTCTCTTTTCTTAAATAGTTGTCTTGTATTGCTTATATTGTTAAGTTCAGCTTCATGTTCAGTAAAAGGGAAGGAAAATAAACTAGACCAAAGACCTAATATAATATTGTTAGTAGCTGATGATTTGGGTTATGCTGATTTAGGTTGTTATGGTGGTGATATTGAAACTCCAAATATTGATATGTTAGCCGCTAGTGGTTTACGATTTAGCAGTTATCATACCGCTCCTTTATGTGCCCCAACAAGAGCTATGCTCCTTTCTGGAAACGACAACCATATTGCAGGAATGGGAAGACAAGGTCTCACAACTGACGAATTTGGTTATGAGGGAAAATTAACGAGCCGAATAGCAACTATTCCTCAAATTCTAAGCAAATCTGGTTATCATACCTACATGGCAGGTAAGTGGCATCTTGGCGAAACACCTGAGGCAAATCCTCATCAAAAAGGGTTTGAACATTCATTTGCAATGCTTGATGGCGCAGCTAATCATTACAATGATCAAGGATTATTTGAAGGAAATCCAATTTCTCCATATACAGAAGATGGTATGCCAGCTACATGGGAGGATGGGGACTTTTCAACGGATTTTTATACTGATAAATTAATTGAATATATCAACAGACATAAAGAAGATAAAAAACCTTTTTTTGCTTTTGCTGCCTATACTGCTCCGCATTGGCCATTACAAGTAGATGAGAAATATTGGAAAAAATATGAAGGTCGCTATGATGATGGATATGATAAACTGAAACAAAAGCGACTTCAGAGTCTTAAAAAGGCTGGTTTGATTCCTGAAAACACAGTGCTTCCTCCAAATCTTGAAAGCATTAAATATT is a window of Nonlabens sp. MB-3u-79 DNA encoding:
- a CDS encoding arylsulfatase — encoded protein: MNLVPNKINHSLFLNSCLVLLILLSSASCSVKGKENKLDQRPNIILLVADDLGYADLGCYGGDIETPNIDMLAASGLRFSSYHTAPLCAPTRAMLLSGNDNHIAGMGRQGLTTDEFGYEGKLTSRIATIPQILSKSGYHTYMAGKWHLGETPEANPHQKGFEHSFAMLDGAANHYNDQGLFEGNPISPYTEDGMPATWEDGDFSTDFYTDKLIEYINRHKEDKKPFFAFAAYTAPHWPLQVDEKYWKKYEGRYDDGYDKLKQKRLQSLKKAGLIPENTVLPPNLESIKYWESLSEKEKMKESRKMELYAGMVDNLDFNVGRLIQHLKEMGVYENTLIVFMSDNGAAGNDFYNNDRFGPFIREHFNDDYENMGQPNSFISYGAPWAEAGSSPFRHFKGFTTEGGMTSAMIISGPNVERKNEIHHGLTTVMDIAPTFYEATNTEYPKIFENNSLYPLKGSSIIPLARGESEEVHPSDYVFGFEHNNKAMIRKGKWKITNDKRPFSIQNFELFDLSIDLGEQNDLKELEPNKYEELLMEWSKFSEEIKVQVPTPSGGD